DNA from Luteolibacter yonseiensis:
GCATGAATTTGAGCGAGCCATAAATTGTCCGGCTGGCGGGCAAGTCCCTTCGAGCAGAAGTGTTCCGCCGTTTTGAAATCCCCGGCCATCCGGGCTTCTTCGGCGAGTTGGCGGAAAATTTCCGGTGGACAATTCTGATCACCCTTGTTTGTCAGAATGGTCCTCCAATCCAGGGTGACAAGGTCTTCGGGGGAGGAAGTCTTTGCTTTCCGTCCGAGCATCCTGCGAATGAATGCCGCGAGGCGGGCGGGTGTGGATTTTCCGTGAATCTGGCCTAGCTTGGAAATATCCTTTTTACCATGGCTCATAAGGTCGGTGAGAGAGAGGCGTAATGGATCCTTGGATTGTGGTGTGATCGCATGATGGCATCTCCCGGCGGCTTGGCAAGTCAAGGACTGTGTTTGCCGGCCCATTTCTCCCGGATGTCGTCAAAAGAATAGAATCTGCTCAACAGCCGATAGTCTTCCTGATAGTACCGGCGTAGCTTTTCAAGTTCCGAAGCGGCGAGGCTGGAAACATCGATTTTGGGACCTCCGGATTGCGAGTGGCGGATCGGAACCGCGTGATTTGTTATTTCAGAGAGATCATCGCCGAGCTCATCCATGGATTCGATGCGATAGACTTTTGAAAAAAAGCCAAGGTCGGTGACAAGTGAGGACTGAGGGCGCGTGTGAATGAGGATGGAAGGGATTTTTTGATATTTCTCCAAGTGCCTGATGAAGGTGCTCAGGTCCGGATCCAGCTCGAAGTCCCCAGGCTTGATTTTCAGACGTTTTTTCTTGTCCGCCAACAAGCGGACCTTTTCTTCTGAAAGCTCCCGATGGTGGATGACCCTGTTCGAGTAGGCGGAGAGGAAGCGCTTGATAGGATCCCTGATCACAACAAAGCGGAATGCGGCCTTGTCGATTTCCACGGAGTTGTGTCTGTAGTAATGATGAATATGGGGCACGCCGGTGGCCGCGCTGGAGAATCTCACGCCGTTCTCCAACATGAACATCGCATGCTTGAGGGAGGTGTTCGCAACTTTCGGCAAAGGCAGGTAGCCAATGGAATGCTTGGAGCAGAGGATGCCTTGCATGGAACAGAAATGCTGGAATTCAGGGCTTCAGGCGGGCGATGAACCGTCTGTAGGGACGTTTGAAATAATTCAGGAAGAACGACTTGAACGGGCCGCGTTTGTGGATTCCGAGGTTTCCGAACCAATCCGGACTGGTTCCGATGGCGAGTCCCAGGCGTCCGTTGATGTAGGAGTCTTTTTGAATCCGGCTCATGGCGGAAGTCCTGCCCAGCGGCATGCTTGTCCCGTTCCAGTTGAAGTGGGTCACCATGATATCCTTATAGCCATGGGAGTTGCGGTGCTGGAATGACCTGATGTGATCGTCCGCCTTGAAAAACGAATATTTCCGGGTGAGAAGCCAGGCGAGGAATCTTTTCAAAACGGCGGGATCGGGGGGGGGGCAGTTCCCTCTGGCGATGAGATTGACCGCTTCATTGAAGCTGTCGGCCCGGTGGCCGGTGCCATGGACATTGTAGAACGCGTTGCCAATCGTGACGGTCGGTTTGCCGTGGATGAGGGAGAGCAGTCCGACCCCGGAGTTGTAACAAACGGTGAAGTCGCAGGTATCGATGACGGCATGCACGTTCTCCTGATTGTTGCAAACGATGATGTTTGGTTCACTTCCAGAAAAGACGTCCCGATTCAGGGGGTGGGCTTTCACCACGAAAACAATATCACCGTGAATTCGGGCGGTTTCGCGGATGGCTGCCTCGAATTCCGGATAATTCTG
Protein-coding regions in this window:
- a CDS encoding sulfotransferase family 2 domain-containing protein; the encoded protein is MQGILCSKHSIGYLPLPKVANTSLKHAMFMLENGVRFSSAATGVPHIHHYYRHNSVEIDKAAFRFVVIRDPIKRFLSAYSNRVIHHRELSEEKVRLLADKKKRLKIKPGDFELDPDLSTFIRHLEKYQKIPSILIHTRPQSSLVTDLGFFSKVYRIESMDELGDDLSEITNHAVPIRHSQSGGPKIDVSSLAASELEKLRRYYQEDYRLLSRFYSFDDIREKWAGKHSP